Proteins encoded in a region of the Desulfurococcaceae archaeon genome:
- the bgaS gene encoding beta-galactosidase BgaS, protein MKLPREFLFGFSEAGFQFEMGFPGQEDPYTDWWLWVHDPDNIASGIVSGHLPENGPGYLALYKQDHDLAEKLGADALRLGLEWSRLFPQSTRHIPASVERDEHGVVVHVEVSGSSLRQLLEAVNKKAVDDYKKVFSDWKSRGKKLIVNLNHFTLPAWIHNPIEVRKRGADRAPAGWLEDDIVVEFAKYAYVAAYIFNEYADMWSTMNEPSVVPVSGYLFTKSGFPPGIPSTEYMVKALRNEIVAHAVVYDILKETTGKPVGVIYNFMWVEPLNEENEEDRKAASNAAYSYNYMFLDSVLTGTSLIFPFSGFKNKADWIGVNYYTRMVVTADRSSPTGWKPVTGYGPLCAPGGVSRAGRPCSDFGWEVYQEGLEKVLVDVYKRYRLPLVVTENGIADTADRYRPMYLLTHLLSLVKAVQQGVDVEGYLHWALIDNYEWAMGYDMKFGLVKVDFETKKRYLRPSALLYREVAKTKEIPEELLYAQ, encoded by the coding sequence TTGAAACTACCTAGGGAATTCCTCTTCGGATTTAGTGAAGCAGGCTTCCAGTTTGAAATGGGGTTTCCGGGACAGGAAGACCCTTATACCGATTGGTGGTTATGGGTACACGACCCGGATAACATAGCGTCTGGTATTGTTAGCGGGCACTTACCTGAAAATGGTCCAGGCTACCTGGCACTCTATAAGCAAGACCACGACCTTGCCGAGAAGCTGGGCGCTGATGCGCTAAGACTCGGTTTGGAGTGGAGTAGGCTCTTCCCGCAATCCACAAGGCACATACCAGCTAGCGTTGAAAGGGACGAGCACGGGGTCGTAGTGCACGTAGAGGTGTCAGGCAGTTCTTTAAGGCAGTTGCTAGAAGCCGTTAATAAGAAGGCCGTGGATGACTATAAGAAGGTCTTCAGCGACTGGAAATCACGCGGCAAAAAGCTCATAGTTAACTTAAACCACTTTACATTACCCGCATGGATACACAACCCAATTGAAGTCAGAAAACGGGGAGCGGACCGCGCTCCAGCTGGCTGGTTAGAAGACGACATAGTAGTGGAGTTCGCCAAGTACGCGTACGTGGCAGCGTATATTTTCAACGAGTATGCTGACATGTGGAGCACCATGAACGAGCCCAGCGTCGTGCCGGTATCGGGTTATTTGTTCACGAAGTCGGGCTTCCCGCCCGGAATACCGAGCACGGAGTACATGGTAAAAGCGCTCAGGAACGAGATAGTAGCTCACGCGGTAGTATACGATATCCTAAAAGAAACTACCGGTAAGCCCGTAGGCGTAATCTACAACTTCATGTGGGTAGAGCCCTTAAATGAAGAAAACGAAGAGGACAGAAAAGCAGCTAGCAACGCTGCGTACTCCTACAATTACATGTTCCTGGACTCCGTATTAACCGGCACATCCCTGATTTTCCCATTTAGCGGGTTCAAGAACAAAGCGGACTGGATCGGAGTGAACTATTACACTAGAATGGTTGTGACTGCCGATAGGAGTAGCCCAACCGGGTGGAAACCCGTAACGGGTTACGGGCCCCTCTGTGCACCTGGCGGCGTGAGCAGGGCAGGAAGGCCGTGTAGCGACTTCGGCTGGGAGGTATACCAAGAGGGCCTCGAGAAGGTGCTAGTAGACGTTTACAAGCGGTATAGGCTACCACTAGTAGTAACTGAAAACGGCATTGCCGACACCGCTGACCGGTATAGGCCAATGTACCTGCTAACCCACTTGCTCAGCCTAGTTAAAGCAGTGCAGCAGGGAGTAGACGTTGAAGGTTACCTGCACTGGGCCCTCATAGATAACTACGAGTGGGCTATGGGCTACGACATGAAGTTCGGGCTTGTCAAGGTAGACTTTGAAACTAAGAAGAGGTACCTGAGACCCAGCGCGCTACTCTACAGGGAAGTAGCTAAAACCAAGGAA
- a CDS encoding M48 family metallopeptidase → MSQGKKVRDILIKHFKNSAVKIIVSPNGVEVHLPEGYDESKVKEVINKYEPWIERKLRELSELVELSKQLEVVNRSVEELRQLAKSFADQAAREVLSISNPCKIVVRDMSRKWASLSERGVLTINKLACYLPDSLVKYVIYHEICHFLEKKHNKRYWSCVEKTIPNYKELESKLRAYEVKLKTKEALTNLRVLKS, encoded by the coding sequence TTGAGTCAAGGTAAGAAAGTACGAGATATACTTATAAAACATTTTAAAAACTCAGCTGTAAAGATCATTGTAAGCCCCAATGGAGTTGAAGTGCATTTACCCGAGGGTTACGACGAGTCGAAAGTTAAAGAAGTTATTAACAAGTACGAGCCATGGATAGAGAGAAAACTACGAGAGCTCTCAGAGCTAGTGGAGCTCTCCAAGCAACTAGAAGTGGTTAATAGGAGTGTAGAAGAGTTAAGACAACTAGCCAAGAGCTTCGCGGACCAAGCTGCAAGAGAGGTACTGAGTATTTCTAATCCCTGTAAAATCGTAGTGAGAGATATGAGTAGGAAATGGGCAAGCCTTAGTGAAAGAGGGGTGTTAACTATTAATAAGCTAGCATGTTACTTACCGGACTCACTAGTAAAGTACGTAATCTACCATGAAATATGTCACTTCTTGGAGAAGAAGCACAACAAGAGGTACTGGTCATGTGTTGAGAAAACAATTCCTAACTACAAGGAATTGGAGAGCAAGCTGCGAGCTTACGAGGTTAAGCTGAAAACGAAAGAAGCTTTAACAAACCTTAGGGTTCTAAAATCGTAG